The Coregonus clupeaformis isolate EN_2021a chromosome 27, ASM2061545v1, whole genome shotgun sequence genomic sequence gtaagcacggACCGACGCCATCCGGACCGGCCttcttttttttgtgttttacaaaacGGTTGTCCTACCACATAGATGGGCATTCCTAAAATTACATTTCAGGCGACACTGTAGGCTATACCTCAGTAAGCACGCTGACCGTCTTTTTTTGTTCAGATTTTAtccggtctggaccagccttgatttggcccaaacatagacatcttttcacctttcattcagaacctaaattgaaccaaacttcaacgtctggaaaatacgtattttagaTGTCGTTTCAActtcattttgcttactgggatgGCATTTTTTAAAAGCCTGCATTCAGCTGTGATTATCCAATTAATAATAATAGACATGAATACAATGGCATCAACACTAATACAAAGCACATATTCatttaacaataacaaaacaagatATACAGCTCTCATCTGTTATAATAATCCAATGACTGAAATCAAAATACAAGTAGATAGCCACATCAGACTAGCCAGTTAACAATGACAGGTGAAAATGTAGCTATTAATGTTAGATAGCTAGCATTAAAAAATGAGATACATAATGCTGTAATAATTACGCAAATATTCTTAAACTATTGACAACTTTGTCAGTAAAACATGAGGaaaagaaatacattatttacagttCTGGTATTTACGCACAGTGATGAATAAATTAGTTAGAAAGGAATAATGTCCAAAAACTGAGATTTGTGTTCACAGCAGGTGGCGAGCTGCACTTGGTAAAGAACTGAAGCTGTGATGTCATCACTGAATTATTTTTATTCGATGGGGTTTAAAGGCGGTTGGCATACAATGTTAATGGTGCAGTACCGCCACCAGCTGGACGGGTATTGAAcgagaaaataaaatccattgCGGGAAAGGGGGAAAATGACATACAAAAACTTACACTTCAACAAACAAAACCCATCCCACTTCTTTAATCACAGTCCGTTCCAAGATActtccctacacaggctcaggggcCTGTGAGGGTGGAACATTTACCGACCGGATTTCTTGCAAGGCCTCTGCTGTGAAATCATGAAGACCCAATGTTTAGCTGCATTCACAATGATTCCAATTTTCTCAGACTTCTCCGCTTGTGCTGTACAGTTTATGACCATTgcaataaataatacaaagtccACCTTTAACATGTTACGTTTCACGATACCTCGATTGATGAGAAACCTTCACTGGTCAGGGTGGCTCTACAACCATTGTTTCTTCCCTGCCACTCATTCCTTCCAATCTTCACTGCCTCCAGATAGGAGACAGGCTGGACActccttacccttgccacctcGGTCTCCTTCACTTTAACAGGGCACTCCAAGAATTCGGGCGCATGTTCGCCTCCACAATTGCAGCATTTCACTTCATCTGGCATACTATACTCTTCCCTtctgcacacacttgacacattaccaaatattttacatttatgACACTGAAGGGGCTTGTGCACAAACGCTCTTACAGGGTATCTCATTAATAATAACTTTATATGAAAAGGGAGACTCTTCATCAAAGAACAGTAGTATGGATGAAGTGAATTTATTTTCTCCATCAACCATATTGGTCAGTCGAGGTGCACCAACCTCTTCATCTATGTCTTCAGTTATATATTATCTGCCTTTACTTCTTGCGCCACCCCAGAAATAATCACCTTAATAGGGGCCCTTCTTCGAAAATCCTTACAGAAAACGTTCCACAATTGCAACACCGTCGTCATTCTACATACCGTTCTTCAGTATATTCTGTTAgtctgcacacacttgaaacatggcAAAATCCTTTACAATTCTTACACTGCAGTGGTTTGGGGACGAAAGCTCTTACAGCGTATCTTCcataaccaagcttcacatgCGTAGCTATTTGCTCTTTATAAAAAACAACAGGACTGACAGACTTTCTTCTTTTTCTCCATTCACCTAGCAGGTGAGACGCCGGGCACCAACCACACCAGGAATTCTCTTCAGGTATTCAACCTGAACATCAGTCGTCACCCCTGAGATGATTCCTTTGACGGGTGCTCTACTCCGAAGTTCAAAACACAAAACTTCTGTTGTCCGGATTCTTTTGAAGCCCACTGCAATCTTCCTCTGCtcttcagaaatacaattaatcaaaattgttttatatattgttttatatacatacagtaccagtgtgcaaagctgtcatcaaggcaaagggtggctaatttgaagaatctcaaatataaaatatattttgatttgtttaacacttttttggttaccatatgtgttatttcatagtttcaatgtcttcactattattctacaatgtagaaaatagtaaaaataaagaaaaacccttgaatgagtaggtgtgcccaaacgtttgactggtactgtacataggcCTACATATTTACAAATATCTTCACATGATGGTGTTTCTATtagttaaaaataaaaacagtttGATCTTAACATTTGAAAAAGGGCTTTTTTTTTATTCACTGTGTGATTTTTATGCCCTGATTTCTATAGGTAAATTATTCTAGGTGAAAGATGTTACTCCAACCTCATGATATACCTTTGGAATTTGTAATTGCTACTGTTGTCGAAAGGAGTAGTGTGAGTTTTGTGAAGTTAGGTGTTCCTTAACCAATGCCGTTGTCTTCTGTTTGGGAGTGATTCCTACATTGTGCAATGATGTCTTATAATGGCATACAAGAATGAATTGGCAAAGATTGTTATAAATGACATCTAATTCGCAAAGTAtggtcttggttgtgtttttcgATAGATGAGGTCATCATAGTCTAGTACAGGAAGCAGCAGTTGGGTTACTATGGTCTTTCTAATGGATACAGTAAAACAATTCTTATTACAGCTTGTTATAGTTGCACCATCGGATAATAACATGAAAGGGAAGCAAATGTCAGGGTCTAGGAAGCTGCGTTCTGATCACTGTCTGTTACACTGCATCTCTCAGACTAGTTAGTCTGTATTTTCTGTGTGCATTAGGCCTAGCCTGTGTATAATTGACTACAGCATCTTCAAACGAATAATGTAACAATATCATTAGATGGAGTTGTCATAAACAATAAAATCAAGTTAAATATAACATTAAGTTAAGCTATAAAGTTATGAAGTTATTTATGAAAGTAAACAAAAAgtctacaaaatgtggaaatatctGTGCCGTGTCATCAGTAAGATACGAGCAGTCAATGAATAAACAAGAACATCAAAATTATCAGAAGCATACTTTTATTTTTGCAACTTTAAGTGTGTTTTCTCTTGTTAAATGTACATGTTGGCAGACACTCCTTTACAGTATGCTCTTATGCACATTTTTCATCATCGCTTCATTTGTGAGCAAAATCTTTGTTGTGCTTCTTTTTTTCAAATACATCGAACATTATGCCTCTTCATTATAGCGTTTCTATAAAAATCACTACGAAGACATTAGACATGAGTGAGCAAGAATCGTTACAGTACAGTTTTATGCGGTACATGGATGAATGGTTCATATTCACTTTAGTACACACTTCTTATCAGTTAACATTGCATACTAAACATTTCAACTAAACACTGTTGTGTAGGATGTCAGGATACATGGAGGACATTTGCGCAATGTTTAATGGTGATCATTGTGTGGACCCCCAAtaagaatagctgctgctttcgatacagctaatggggatcctaataaaataccaaataaaatacaaaaaaaaatagtTTCAAGGCTCTTGAGttgtagtattatacagtacatacatataaATGGTAAGTTAAAGTGCTTTCAAGTACATGTGAGATGAATATACACCAAGTTGATAAAACCATTCCTCTAATTTCAAAATGTTTAATCCCTGgcctacattaaaaaaaaataagttTGCAATCTGAGATGTTTCACCATGTCTGTGAAGTTTCTTGACAGGCTTGTTACGTAAATCAACTTTATTAAAACATTAGTCAATGTTCTCTGATTGGTGAGAAGAAACCTCTGGCTCCTCCACTTCTAGGAATGAACCGCCCCATTGAGGGCACAGTGGCCCCTTCTACACCAGGAGAAAAATGACAGTCGATcaacataaatggaaaaacaaaacaatcaAATGATAGCTAATGTATAAAGCCAAGGCAGTTAACTATATCTTACCTGCAGATTTGGGTGGAGCACTCAAAATGGTCTCGGCAGTAGGCCCCAGTGGGCTTGGTACCCATGAACCTCCACAGAGGGGTCATGCGGGTTCTCCGTTGCAGTAGCTTGGTGCCCTGCTGGAGGCTCAGCCTTGAATCATGGCTTCCTATTTGACTAGCACACACCTGCCATACAAAGTGTATACATCAACAACATTTAGCATTACGGTTTCACTACTGGTTAAATATGGTTAACAACACTATTGAAAAGAAAACGATAAAATAATGATCAAAAGTGCTTTACCTGATGCATAAGAATCAGAGCCACTAGACACACTCCTTGCGTTGCTTTGCTGTAGTTTTGACCGTGCATGGTGAGATATATCCTGGAAAATTCGGTGAAAGGTGCTGGATGGCAGCTAGGTGTATGTTTCTAACTACAGTAGCAAACATGCTTTTGGAGAACTCCGCTTATatactcactctctctatctctctctctctctctctctctctctctctctctctcgctctctctctttctctctctctctctcacacacacacacacacacatacattttacatttaagtcatttagcagacactcttatccagagcgacatacagttagtgagtgcatacattaattttttaacaattattattttattattattttatgctagacaagccagttaagaacaaattcttatttacaatgacggcctaccccagccaaacctggacgacgcttggccaattgtgcgccgccctatggtactaccaatcacagccggttgtaatacagcctggaatcgaaccagggtctgtagtgacgcctctagcactgagatgcagtgccttagaccgctgcgccactcgggagcacacgcacacacgcacacgcacacgcactcgcactcacactcacatgtcatgtcatgtcaaaTATTTGACCATAAGACAATGAAGAGGACACCCCCTCAATTGGATAAAAGGAACACCTTATTACTATTATTGCTGCACTTTGGACTTTGTCATTTAGACAATGATGACAACGGCAATTAATTAACAATGGACAATATATTGAAGTGTCATACAGACTGGTGCTGCTTCTTCGTGGGGACACAATGCATTGCATCCTTATATGGCCTAAATATGGAAATATAAATTGGAAGCTATTCCCCTACAATTTTTTATTGTACTACTGTTTAGAATAGATGGCCAGTCCCATATGGGCTACCACACAATtccattaaaataaaaaaatataaatatatatatggctGTCCCCCTCCATTTACGCTACTGAATTTATCTCCCAGGGAGGACATGGCCTACAGGTCACGATTAATTATTGTGAAGATCTAGATTATAGACTGCATTTCTTGCACATACCCTCTTCTTTTTTCTTGTATTTAGTATAGAGCACCTAAATGCTTAATACAAATGGATGGTACATTTATGTCTAAGGTAATTTAAACCATATTGCTGATAATAATGAATGGTTTACAGGGGGGGTTTTCTGGTTGGGGAACGATCAATGGGTGGGTTTCCCTGAGGGTCCTGCTTTGTGTTTCACATCTATGGACTTATCAACAATAAAGATAATAATTACATAATTAAtaatacattcttttttttttttttttttacaatgtcaACGCTAGCTATTCTCTCTTGGAATTTGAAAGGGCTTAATAGTCCTATTAAACGTTCCAGCTGTCTAGAATTTCTAGCAAGGAACCATACTGATATAGACATTTTCCAAGAAACACACCTGTTCCAAAAGGACGCCCATATAATAGAGAACCATTTGTACAAACTGAATGTCTTTTCATCAGCCCCAAACAAAACTAAAGGTGTAATCATAATGATACATAAGAAACTCAAAATCCCCATCATGGGTAATGGCGAAGACTAAGAAGGCAGAATCACTTTCCTTAAATGTACAGAGCTTTCAGAAAGTagtcataccccttgacctattccacatttctttgtgttacagcctgaattcaaaatggattcaatattttacacacaataccccataatgacaaagtgaaaacatgtttttagacatttttgcaaatgtattgaaaatgaaatacagaaatatctcaatacatgttagaatcatctttggcagcgatcacagctgtgagtctttctgggtaagtctctaagcgctttggacacctagattgtacaatatttgcacattattctttttttaattattcaagctctgtcaagttggttgttgatcattgctagacagccattatcaagtcttgccatggattttcaagccaatttaataAGTCAAAACTggaactaggccactcaggaacattcaatgtaatCTTGGTAAGCCATTCAAGTGTatatttggccatgtgttttaggttattgtcctgctgaaaggagaatttctctcccagtgtctgttggaaagtatACTAAACCAGgttccctctaggattttgcctgtgcttagctctattccatttatttttatcataaaaaacttcctagtccttgtcgatgacaagcatacccataacatgatgcagccaccaccatgcttgaatcATGCACCACCATGCATATGCTTGAAAccatatgaagagtggtactcagtgatgtgttgtgtgttggatttgccccaaacatcatgctttgtatttctttgccacatttttgcagttttactttagtgcctcattgcaaacaggatgcatgttttggaatatttgtattctgtccaggcttccttctttccactctgtcatttaggttggtattgtggagtaactacaatgttgttgatccttcctcagtgtcctttctctccggcaactgagttagggaggacacctgtatctttgtagtgactgggtgtattgatacaccatccaaaagggatattcaatgtctgatttttttTACATCTACAAATAGTGCCCTTCTTCGCAAGGCATTGGAAagcttccctggtctttgtggttgaatctgtgtttgaaattcactgctcgactgagggaccttacagataattgtatgtgtggggtacagagatgaggtagtcattcaaacatcatgttaaacactattatgtccatgcaactttttatgtgacttgcacttttttactcctgaatttatttaggattgccataacaaaggggttgctcagcatatgtgggaacgccttcaagaaagcattccaggtgaagctggttgagaaaatgctaagagcgtgcaaagctgtcataaataATACTAAAtactatgccatttagcagacgcttttatccaaagcgactatcaaggcaaagggtggctactttgaagaatctcaaatataaaatatattttgatttgtttaacacttttttggttactacatgattccatatctgttatttaatggttttgatgtcttcattattattctacaatgtataaaatagtaaaaaataaagaaaaaccatggaatgagtaggtgtgtccaaacttttgactggtactgtatatatatatatatatatatatatatatatatatatatatatatatatatatatatacacacatatatatacagtgccttcagaaagtattcagaccccttgactttttccacattttgttaccttacagctttattctaaaatggattgaatatatatatgttttgtaatctacacacaataccccagaatgacaaagcgaaaacagactTTTAGAAACTTTTGCCAAAAAAAATTCTATAAagaaagaaataccttatttacataagtattcagaccctttgctatgagactcaaaattgagctcaggtgcatcctgtttcccttgatgatccttgagatgtttctacaacttgattggggatgtttttcagcggcatggactgggagacttgtcaggatcgaggcaaagatgaacggagcaaagtacagagagatccttgatgaaaacctgctccagagcgctcaggacctcagactggggcgaaagttcaccttccaacaggacagcaaccctaagcacacagccaaaacagagaggaatgggagaaacttcccaaatacaggtgtaccaagcttgtagcgtcatacccaagaagactcgaggctttaatcgctgccaaaggtgcttcaacatagtactgagtaaagggactgaatacttatgtaaattgatatttcagctttttatttttaacaaatttggaaaaatttctaaaaacctgtgttttgctttgtcattatggggtattgtgtgtagattgatgaggaaaaaaaacaattttatcaattttagtacaaggctgtaacgtaacaaaatgtggaaaaagtgaagggatctgaatactttctgaatgcactatatatacaccaatttgtaagtcgctctggataagagcgtctgctaaattatgaaaatgtaaatgtatatacctATTTAAATCTTTTTTACTTTCTTTTGCTTTCAGGCCCACGGGGAAGATGTGGTATGGGGAGGGTTTTCTCTGGTCACCGGGAGGGGGTTTGAGGTAATGGGTattggaggttgggggtggaggtcCACTTTTGTTTTTTTTCCTTAAACTATGTATGTATTTCTTACTGTTATTTTCCTTTTGAGTGGCAGCCTATGGGTACATGTTTTATAAACTTATACATTTAAATGAATAATGTATACAAAATTACAAaacttggtaaaaaaaaaaaaagaggtcaCAACGGTGAAAGCACGATGTTCTCAATGTCTGGACAAAATGTTCCTCTCTTTCATACATTGGAACCAGACACTAGTCATAAAACAAGCTCACACAAGGGGACTAACatacacattattttacattatatgTTATAGAGTTTTAGAGTTTACAAACGCTGGACCTGGATATTGAACCTTCAAAATTCTGTTGTTTATGTTActcattaataaaaaataaaaaaatattattatcCTGGTCTTTGTTCTGCATTGGTAGGATAGCTTTGAAATGCACAGCATCCTGTTACATTCAAGGAGATAGTTGGATATCACTTAAAACTGTCGCATGTCCAAGATACTACCGCATGCAAGATCAACAATCAGGTGTGGATTACACATAACCACTGAGCTTGAAGTTTGCCCTCTGTGGATGATCTTTGGTTAGTTCTTTTCTCTGTATGCAACATCACACCTAAGTCATCCCACGGTCAGTATTTCGAAATGGTTCTCTCCACAACTCTTATCTATCTAACCTGGAGAGTTTGCTATCTTCTATTCCAATATTGATTGGGTAAACTTTCACTGTAAATGTCTTCATTTTCACTGTATATTACTCAATTTTCAGATGATGCAAGGCAGAGCAACAATCTTTTGGATTCTTTCAGTTTCTTGTGGATAGCAAGGCAGAGTGACCATTCTGATGCTAAAGAAGAAGCAGTCTAGTTGTCTGTCTagttcaggggtgtcaaactcattccacggagggccgagtgtctgcaggtttttgttttttcctttcaattaagacctagacaaccaggtgaggggagttccttactaattagagACCTTAATTCATCCATCAAGTATAAGAGTGGAGCagaaacctgcagacactcggccctctgtggaatgagtttgacacgtggtctagttgcatgctagctgttcctgtagacttccagtcattgcactaacactagttagcaatggCTCCAGAAACGACCTTCGACTTCCTTCAAattgcacacagagacataaaaatggtatccataaaTTAATCTGACTCTGGTAAGTAGAGGaaaaaagggcttcattgccaaaatcttgaactatccctttaatttatttgtaacctttatttaactaggcaagtcagttaagaacaaattcttatttacaatgacggcctaccccggccaaaccctttGGGActgggttgtgatacagcctggaatcgaaccagggtctgtagtgacgcctctagcactgagatgcagtgccttagaccgctgcgccactcagggttGACCCATCCTATAGCATGTGAGATATAGCAGTCAAGGCCTCTGTCATCTCTATGGGACCATGGGGTGTGACCTTTACTAGCACTTCACTGTTTGTTTGCAAGTCTTGGCTGTCTGACATCAAATTGCAAGATAAAGAGTGAAACCATTGAGGCTGACAAAGTGCACTGAAAAGTACATGCACATTGAGCCCTCGCTTACGCCAGCCCACATGCCATGAGGGCATTTAACACACACCAGAATGGCTCAAAGATATTTATAGTATGATGTTTTGGATCTTCCTGAAATTAAATCCACAGAAAGGATATTTTGGGGAAGGATGTTTGGCATACCTTTGAAATCTGTATCCAAAATGATTATTGAGAAATAACTAATAACATTTGGGAAATAtgtgacattttggccttacccatGCCTTCTTAAAAACCCATAAAAGTCTTAGCCATAGTCTAAGCCAGGGGGTACTACTAAGCTGTATAGAATTGTtttaaggtcataccaaggataattttgctatttgGGGGGCGCAAGTGTTGATCGAGGTGTGGAGAGATTATTTAAGAGAGGTCACTAGGCAACAGATGCACTGTGGACAAAGTCTGATTTGTTCTGCTGAGAAATAGGGTACACTAGGATAATAACTCTCACCATTGTCTGTTCAGTGTTTCTGTTCTAGCAAACAACAACTCTAAAAATAGGTTGTTGATTTTGAGGGGTCATTGAACGCTCTATGCTTGCTGAGAGTGCATGTTTGAAGAAATAATGCTTGATTTCAATAGTGAACACATACCCAAATAATTACTGCCATTGCTGAACTTTTTTGAGACTGTAATTTGACACACTGTCTTCTGCATACATGGACAATTCCATTATAACCCAGTTTTCAAACATGCCTGTTTGGGGACGAGGCATATACAGTAGTATGTGATAGCCACCAGAGGGTAGCCTTGTCTAATTTAGCTACACCTCCATGTCTGCTGGAAACACTGAACAAATGTCAATATTTTAACATCCTTGTTTGCTACACTGATGGGTTCAATAGTAATTTTAAAACTATTCCGTTCCATTTTGACGGGTTACCAAATTACTGACCAGAGTCTTTGGGAAAATAAAGGAATAATCGATCACCAATAAACTGATCAGCAttacgcagaccagctggcaactgtcttcactgacattttcaattgctccctgtcccagtctgtaatcccaacatgtttcaagctgaccaccattgtccctgttcactccaaggtaacctgcctaaatgactaccgccccgtagcactcacatctgtaattatgaagcactttgaaaggctggtcatgacacacatcaacaccatcatcccagacatcctggacccactccaattcacatactgccccaacagatccacagatgacacaaccTCAATtccacttcacactgccctctcctacctggacaaaagggcaaataactatgtgagaatgctgttcatagactacagctcagcgttcaacatcgtAGTCACCTCCAAGATCATCACCAAGCTCGGGACCcttggactgaacacctccctatgcaactggatcctggacttcctgactggccggCCCCAGGTGTTGAGGGTTTagtccctcaggggtgcatgctcagtcccctcctggattccctgttcacccaagacTAAGTGGCCactcacgactccaacaccatcatcaagtttgctgatgacggtggtaggcctgatcaccgacggcgatgagacagcctacacagaggaggtcagagacttggcagtgtggtgccaggacaacagcctctccctcaacgtcagtaagaccaaggagctgattgtggaatacaggagacagaggggagagcacgcccccatccacatcgacagggctgtagtggagcaggagaggggttcaagttctttacatttttgtcatttagcagacgctcttatccagagcgacttacagtttgtgcattcatcttaagatagctaggtgggacaaccacatatcacaggcatagtaagtacacttttcctcaataaaggaagcctgaaaagatttggcatggggagccctcggatcctcaaaaagttctacagctgcaccatcgagagcatcttgactagctgcatcaccgtttggtatggcaaatgcacagccctcgaccgcaaagcactacagagggtggtgcaggcgacccagtacatcactggggctgagctccctgccattcaggacctctagaTCCGGCAGTTCAGAGTAAGGCCCGAAAAATtaccaaagacttcagccacccaagccatagactgttcaatCTTCTACCATCCGGCAAAtggtaccggagcatcggctctcggaccaacaggctccaagacagcttctacctccaagcaaCGAGACTGCTAAttagccataagactactaaatagtAAATTAAATGGTTGCCTGGTCTatctgactctatgcacacttacaagactatatatacacactgtatacgcctacacactcactcacacacactacactgacacacaaaatcacatacatttacacacacacacacactttcacaatcatcattgctgctgctactctgttctttattcttACTCTTATTAGTATCTATCTGATGCcttgtcactttaccctgccttcatctaCCACAATTACCTCATACTCCCGCGATGTAGattcattcttgtgtattttattcctcttgtgttacgaTTTTTAGTTTCATTAAttaattctgcattgttgggaagggctcgtaagcaagcgtTTCACGGtaaaagtctacacctgttgtattctgcgcatgtgacaaataaaacattttattttattagcaTCTGGTTGGTTGGGTGGATATGAAGGGtttggagggatggggagggtttGTTGGAAGGTAGTAGggctcttttatttatttatttatttttaagaagaagaagatgatcaTCTGTGATCAGCTCTCAATGCCTGTCGCAACAGGAAGTTGTTGGAATTCGTATCGGATcggacaacaacaacattacaacaacaacagcagagtTCTCCGTTTACGTTCATCCGACAAAGTAATAACGATAACGACGTTTATATTATTACGATGTCGATATGTGCTTGCACGGGAACCTCGGTTTTCTCTGGCTAATGTTAATCTTGCTTGCAAgtgttatgtgagtgtgtgtggctgCTGCTCTATtgtgctaacttgctagctagtaAGTTAACTAACGTTGGATAACTAACGCGTTAGCTTCCTTGGTTGGGGGCAATATTGTCGATGTCAGTCCGTAGCTAGCTAACCACAACAGCCAGTCGAACATGATAACACATTTTAAGACAGAGCTAGCTAATTAGCCAACGTTAGTCCTATTTATTAGCTAAGTAACGTTCGCTCACATAGCTAGGGCCCCGAGAATGTTAGCGTAGCTATCCAGTTAGGTGGAAGATTCCTTTGTTTTGAACTATTTGCTTTTCTGTGTGTGTTCCTTCAGGATTGTCGATGGATAACACCAGATA encodes the following:
- the si:dkey-22f5.9 gene encoding liver-expressed antimicrobial peptide 2-like; this encodes MHGQNYSKATQGVCLVALILMHQVCASQIGSHDSRLSLQQGTKLLQRRTRMTPLWRFMGTKPTGAYCRDHFECSTQICRRGHCALNGAVHS